One Gemmatimonadota bacterium DNA window includes the following coding sequences:
- a CDS encoding phytanoyl-CoA dioxygenase: MGRSVRDLNAEGIVTEDIVRQYQEDGAVCIRQAFDPHWVSIVEAGVSRNLAEPSDYAGTLKAGEEDRGGFVDDYCNWQRIPEYRDFVYKSPAGAMTARLMESRSSVFYHEHLLVKWPGTLKRTPWHHDQPYYPVNGRQNVSLWMPLDPVSKASCVQFVRGSHDWGRWFVPRKFATESNYAIEDASAKPMLEDRPFEDVPPIDEHPEDYEILAWDMEPGDVIAFHMCTLHGAAGNQSLTDARRVLATRWLGDDARFATRPWEISPTETGGLAPGDPMACDLFPRVWSA; encoded by the coding sequence ATTGGAAGGAGCGTGCGGGACTTGAATGCGGAAGGAATCGTAACCGAAGACATCGTACGGCAATACCAGGAAGACGGCGCGGTGTGCATACGGCAGGCCTTTGATCCGCACTGGGTGTCCATCGTGGAAGCCGGCGTGTCCCGTAACCTCGCCGAACCCAGCGATTACGCGGGCACTCTGAAGGCGGGCGAGGAAGACCGAGGGGGTTTCGTCGACGACTACTGCAACTGGCAGCGGATTCCCGAGTACCGCGATTTCGTGTATAAGTCGCCCGCGGGGGCCATGACGGCGCGACTCATGGAATCGCGGAGTTCCGTTTTCTATCACGAACACCTCCTGGTCAAATGGCCCGGCACGCTCAAACGGACGCCCTGGCACCACGACCAGCCCTATTACCCGGTGAACGGCCGCCAGAACGTATCCCTGTGGATGCCGCTGGACCCCGTTTCGAAAGCGTCTTGCGTGCAGTTCGTCCGGGGTTCCCACGACTGGGGCCGCTGGTTCGTACCCCGCAAGTTCGCCACGGAAAGCAATTACGCCATCGAGGACGCCTCCGCGAAACCCATGCTCGAGGACCGGCCCTTCGAGGACGTGCCGCCCATCGACGAACACCCGGAGGACTACGAGATCCTGGCGTGGGACATGGAACCCGGCGACGTCATCGCGTTCCACATGTGTACGCTGCACGGCGCGGCGGGCAACCAGTCCCTCACCGATGCGCGCCGGGTGCTGGCCACCCGATGGCTCGGAGACGACGCCCGGTTCGCGACCCGGCCCTGGGAGATTTCCCCCACGGAAACCGGAGGGCTCGCCCCGGGAGACCCCATGGCCTGCGACCTGTTTCCCCGGGTCTGGTCCGCATGA
- a CDS encoding trans-2-enoyl-CoA reductase family protein — protein sequence MATAVIEPRIRGFICTTAHPAGCASNVNAQIRIARSARSARSVQDGQADQKNGAGPLRVLVIGASTGYGLAARIAAGAMYGAGTVGVFFERESSGTRCGTPGFYNTAAYHRYATEIGLVSANVNGDAYSHEIKRKTVELVASRLGQVDLVVYSLASPKRTDPDTGENYQSVLSPIGETYVGKTIDLNREVINEVTVEPASDEGIRGTVGVMGGDDLRRWSEALLDAGLLADGARIVPFSYIGPALTWPIYRSGTIGRAKEHLEETTKAIDGQLQSAVGGRAMVSVNKAVITQASAAIPVVPLYISLLYRIMRERGLHEDPIHQMVRLFNDHIGPGRTPALDGEDRIRLDDLELGGPVQGEIDSVWPTITTNNFRALTDYDAYKRGFRQLFGFEVDGVAYDEPVELEAEI from the coding sequence ATGGCCACGGCCGTCATTGAGCCACGCATCCGGGGCTTTATCTGTACCACGGCGCATCCCGCCGGTTGCGCTTCGAACGTCAACGCCCAGATCCGGATCGCCCGGTCCGCCCGGTCTGCCCGGTCCGTTCAGGACGGTCAGGCAGACCAGAAGAATGGCGCCGGCCCGCTCCGTGTACTGGTGATCGGGGCTTCGACGGGATACGGCCTGGCGGCGCGCATCGCGGCAGGCGCGATGTACGGCGCCGGCACCGTGGGCGTCTTTTTTGAACGCGAAAGCAGCGGAACCCGATGCGGTACGCCGGGTTTCTACAACACCGCGGCATATCACCGGTACGCGACGGAAATCGGACTGGTCTCGGCCAATGTAAATGGCGATGCCTACTCCCACGAGATCAAGCGGAAGACCGTGGAACTGGTCGCGTCCCGGCTGGGCCAGGTGGACCTGGTCGTCTACAGCCTGGCCTCTCCGAAGCGCACGGATCCGGACACGGGCGAGAACTACCAGTCCGTACTCAGTCCCATCGGGGAGACCTACGTGGGAAAGACCATCGATCTGAACCGCGAGGTCATCAACGAGGTCACCGTGGAACCGGCGTCGGACGAAGGCATCCGCGGGACGGTGGGCGTCATGGGCGGCGACGACCTGCGCCGGTGGAGCGAAGCGCTGCTCGACGCCGGTTTGCTGGCCGACGGCGCCCGGATCGTTCCGTTCTCGTACATCGGGCCGGCCCTGACCTGGCCCATTTACCGGAGCGGCACCATCGGCCGTGCGAAGGAACACCTGGAAGAGACCACGAAAGCGATCGACGGCCAGTTACAATCAGCCGTCGGGGGTAGGGCCATGGTGTCGGTGAACAAGGCCGTGATCACCCAGGCTTCGGCCGCGATCCCGGTCGTCCCTTTGTACATCAGCCTGCTGTACCGTATTATGCGGGAACGCGGCCTGCACGAGGATCCGATCCACCAGATGGTTCGGTTGTTCAACGACCATATCGGTCCAGGCAGGACGCCAGCGCTCGACGGGGAGGACAGGATCCGCCTCGATGACCTGGAACTGGGCGGGCCGGTCCAGGGGGAAATCGATTCGGTGTGGCCGACGATTACGACGAACAACTTCCGCGCACTGACCGACTACGATGCCTACAAGCGGGGTTTCCGGCAGCTGTTCGGTTTCGAAGTGGACGGCGTGGCGTACGACGAACCGGTCGAACTGGAAGCGGAGATATAG
- the trmB gene encoding tRNA (guanosine(46)-N7)-methyltransferase TrmB: MEQMTLSPEPRRAADATRDVEFRIRENEDQVQWDRFFENSGPVEVEIGCGKGRFIINSAMAYPHINYIGIERALRYFRIMKERVVRRELANVRLLRDDAVYFVERFIPDGAVSAFHIYFPDPWPKKRHRKRRLFNLRFLDEIVRTLAAGGTLDFATDYVEYYEEIQALLDASDRLDALGEIPDRVKELGRDLTNFETKYTAEGRAIHRGAYVKP, translated from the coding sequence ATGGAACAAATGACCCTTTCCCCCGAACCACGTCGGGCGGCGGACGCGACCCGGGACGTGGAATTCCGCATACGCGAGAACGAGGACCAGGTTCAGTGGGACCGGTTTTTCGAAAACAGCGGGCCCGTGGAAGTCGAAATCGGGTGCGGTAAGGGCCGCTTCATCATCAATTCGGCCATGGCCTATCCGCATATCAATTACATCGGCATAGAACGGGCCCTGCGCTATTTCCGCATCATGAAGGAACGGGTGGTCCGGCGGGAACTGGCCAATGTCCGCCTGCTGCGGGACGACGCCGTGTATTTCGTTGAACGGTTCATACCCGACGGGGCGGTCTCGGCCTTTCATATCTACTTTCCCGATCCCTGGCCGAAGAAACGGCACAGGAAACGCCGCCTGTTCAATCTACGGTTTCTGGACGAGATCGTGCGCACGCTGGCGGCGGGGGGGACCCTCGATTTCGCCACGGACTACGTCGAATACTACGAAGAGATCCAGGCCCTGCTCGATGCGTCGGACCGACTGGACGCACTGGGGGAGATCCCTGATAGGGTAAAGGAACTGGGGCGTGATCTGACCAATTTCGAGACGAAGTACACCGCGGAGGGTCGGGCGATTCACCGCGGGGCGTACGTGAAACCCTGA
- a CDS encoding phytanoyl-CoA dioxygenase family protein produces the protein MNHLLTSEQIASYRENGFLIIEDFLNESDLETWRSAVDEAVTLRDRNRLPEGSYHLARKVTADDESVFRQRINLWMDHEGVRALMLDGRLGKMAADLEGVDGIRIWHDQVLTKLPWANPTTWHQDNTKWSFASEHAITIWVALDEVTVQNGCMFFMPGSHKQRRDDFPAAGKQLGAMFDAYPDLGRTDPVPVVMPAGGCSFHNGLIVHAAAANMTPHPRRAFTCAYMPDHSTFNGTPNVLPNRILDSIEIGDPLDDDTQNPLIYSNDFT, from the coding sequence ATGAACCATCTATTGACGAGTGAACAGATTGCCTCCTACCGGGAAAACGGTTTTCTCATCATCGAAGACTTCCTGAACGAATCAGATCTGGAGACCTGGCGGTCCGCGGTGGATGAGGCGGTCACGCTACGGGACCGGAACAGGCTGCCCGAAGGGTCCTACCACCTGGCCAGGAAGGTAACGGCGGACGACGAATCCGTATTCCGGCAGCGGATCAACCTGTGGATGGATCACGAAGGCGTCCGCGCGCTGATGCTGGACGGTCGGCTGGGTAAAATGGCGGCCGACCTGGAGGGGGTCGACGGGATCCGGATCTGGCACGACCAGGTCCTGACCAAGCTGCCCTGGGCCAATCCCACCACGTGGCACCAGGACAATACCAAGTGGTCCTTCGCGTCGGAACACGCCATCACCATCTGGGTCGCCCTGGATGAAGTCACCGTCCAGAACGGCTGCATGTTCTTCATGCCTGGTTCACACAAGCAGCGGCGGGACGACTTCCCGGCGGCCGGGAAACAACTGGGAGCCATGTTCGACGCCTACCCCGATCTCGGCCGGACGGACCCTGTGCCCGTCGTCATGCCGGCGGGCGGATGCTCCTTCCACAACGGGCTGATCGTGCACGCCGCCGCCGCGAATATGACGCCCCATCCGCGCCGCGCCTTCACCTGCGCCTACATGCCCGACCACAGCACGTTCAACGGCACCCCCAACGTGCTTCCGAACCGGATACTGGATTCGATCGAAATTGGCGACCCGCTGGATGACGATACTCAGAACCCGCTTATTTACTCCAATGACTTTACCTGA
- a CDS encoding biotin transporter BioY, translating into MAALTAVSAYINIPIGPVPITMQTFFVLLSGAVLGGRWGAGSQIVYVCLGLAGIPVFAGGMTGPAVVLSPTFGYLVGFVLCAFLTGSYLDRFTRSSIPHIVVGMLLGHVAIFGCGLLYLYAYFNFYAGVETTWPATLAVGLIPFLPFGLVKLVLAVSVTRTLSKYVRIECP; encoded by the coding sequence ATGGCGGCTCTGACGGCGGTGAGCGCCTATATCAACATACCAATCGGCCCGGTGCCCATCACGATGCAGACCTTCTTCGTCCTGCTTTCCGGCGCCGTACTCGGCGGCCGCTGGGGTGCCGGAAGCCAGATCGTCTACGTATGTCTCGGCCTGGCCGGCATCCCGGTATTCGCCGGCGGCATGACCGGGCCGGCGGTCGTGCTCTCGCCCACCTTCGGCTACCTCGTTGGGTTCGTCCTTTGCGCTTTCCTGACCGGAAGTTACCTGGACCGTTTCACCCGGAGCAGCATCCCCCATATCGTCGTCGGAATGCTACTCGGTCACGTCGCCATCTTCGGTTGCGGCCTTTTGTATCTGTACGCCTACTTCAACTTCTACGCAGGCGTGGAGACCACCTGGCCCGCTACGCTGGCCGTCGGCCTGATCCCCTTCCTCCCCTTCGGACTGGTCAAGCTCGTCCTCGCGGTCTCCGTTACCCGGACCCTGTCGAAGTATGTCCGGATCGAATGCCCGTGA
- a CDS encoding sugar phosphate isomerase/epimerase, which yields MRVGIRTTGRLNAMPFEDVCAWMAEKGFDTIDVSRIDGDMVRTAEAHGVAIGQVDLVAGTELLSDDAGQQTQALDASRDSIQRAVDHGVTNLFYVAPAPEDPAQGREATFQQWKRTMPEIVDFAESRGATIALEGWPGGSTHHERIGATPEMLRAMFEACPSPAFGINYDPSHLIRLGVDPMRFLMEFGHRAHHVHAKDTVFDEEALYLYGRIKPSFGSPVAFGEGYWRYCIPGEGMADWALIVKRLEDFGYDGILSIEHEDGRYYGSWELEEEGFVRARAHLKRYMV from the coding sequence ATGAGAGTAGGGATCCGCACTACAGGCCGTTTGAACGCCATGCCCTTCGAAGATGTGTGCGCGTGGATGGCCGAGAAGGGGTTCGATACGATCGACGTATCCAGGATCGACGGCGACATGGTCCGGACCGCCGAAGCGCACGGCGTGGCCATCGGCCAGGTGGACCTCGTCGCGGGCACGGAACTGCTGAGTGATGACGCCGGGCAACAGACACAGGCGCTGGACGCCTCCAGGGATTCCATCCAGCGCGCGGTCGACCATGGCGTAACCAACCTGTTCTACGTCGCGCCGGCCCCCGAGGATCCCGCCCAGGGCCGCGAGGCCACCTTCCAGCAGTGGAAACGCACGATGCCCGAAATCGTGGACTTCGCCGAGTCCCGCGGGGCGACCATCGCCCTCGAAGGCTGGCCCGGGGGGTCGACCCACCATGAGCGGATCGGCGCCACGCCAGAGATGCTTCGGGCCATGTTCGAGGCCTGCCCGTCACCCGCCTTCGGCATCAACTACGACCCCTCGCACCTGATCCGGCTGGGCGTCGATCCGATGCGCTTCCTGATGGAGTTCGGCCACCGCGCCCACCACGTGCACGCCAAGGACACCGTGTTCGACGAGGAAGCCCTTTACCTGTACGGCAGAATCAAGCCCTCCTTCGGTTCTCCGGTCGCCTTCGGCGAAGGCTACTGGCGTTACTGCATCCCCGGCGAGGGCATGGCCGACTGGGCGCTCATCGTGAAACGCCTCGAAGACTTCGGCTACGACGGCATTCTGAGCATCGAACACGAGGACGGGCGGTATTACGGTTCGTGGGAACTGGAAGAAGAGGGTTTCGTCCGCGCGCGGGCGCACCTGAAACGGTACATGGTGTAG
- a CDS encoding histidinol-phosphatase HisJ family protein, translated as MLDYHMHVENYFPFGRTEDTRPDGTDPMETMRLFAASAAEHGVREIAITEHVYHFVQAREIVDKPWAVDKCFYDMDEYVSLLQEARREGLPIKTGIEMDYIEGKEPVIERIVGGYPWDFVLGSVHWIGDWGFDMSLFADEWDRRSVDQAYRDYFRLLGQAVQTGCFNSMSHPDLIKVMGHMPDGDISDLYEAFAEQVSGQEGLCVEISSAGFRKPVGRIYPERPLLEACARRGISITTASDAHVLEDIGRDFDRVRTHAASCGYGEAMSFDGRRATPVPIE; from the coding sequence ATGCTCGACTACCACATGCACGTGGAGAATTACTTTCCCTTCGGCAGGACGGAGGACACCCGCCCGGACGGCACGGATCCGATGGAGACCATGCGCCTTTTCGCCGCCTCGGCGGCCGAACACGGCGTGCGGGAAATCGCCATCACCGAGCACGTGTACCACTTCGTCCAGGCACGGGAGATCGTGGACAAGCCCTGGGCGGTGGACAAGTGCTTTTACGATATGGACGAATACGTGAGCCTCCTGCAGGAAGCCCGCCGGGAGGGGTTGCCCATCAAAACCGGCATCGAGATGGATTACATCGAAGGCAAGGAACCGGTCATCGAACGGATCGTCGGGGGATATCCCTGGGATTTCGTGCTGGGTTCGGTGCACTGGATCGGCGACTGGGGATTCGACATGTCCCTTTTCGCGGACGAGTGGGACCGGAGATCGGTGGACCAGGCCTACCGGGACTACTTCCGCCTGCTGGGACAGGCCGTGCAGACCGGATGTTTCAATTCCATGTCCCATCCGGATCTGATCAAGGTGATGGGACATATGCCCGACGGCGACATTTCGGATCTGTACGAGGCCTTTGCCGAGCAGGTGAGCGGTCAGGAGGGCCTCTGCGTGGAGATCAGCTCGGCCGGCTTTCGCAAACCCGTGGGCAGGATCTACCCGGAGCGCCCCCTGCTGGAGGCCTGCGCCCGTCGCGGGATCTCCATCACGACGGCATCAGACGCCCACGTTCTGGAAGACATCGGCCGGGATTTCGACCGGGTCAGGACCCACGCGGCATCCTGCGGGTACGGGGAAGCCATGTCCTTTGACGGCCGGCGCGCGACGCCGGTGCCCATTGAATAG
- a CDS encoding peptidase M14 codes for MNRLTVLPLFCLVLLAGMIPRAAGAQDFEYWPGTEYDPAVPTAEEVLGYRIGDRITPHAGLMKYLEAIESALPGQVRVLEYARSWEGRKLVYAFVGSPERIGALAEVSAGMKRLADPRITPRASADSLIASLPVIVNLSYAVHGNEISPGDAALFTAYHLLAARNDPVVDRILEETIVMIDPVQNPDGRDRFVHNYEIAEGLEPNASPLAAEHNEPWPGGRTNHYYFDLNRDWISLNHPETLGRVKVLQDYYPPVFVDLHEMGSNTTYYFAPEAIPYNPHLARDQRENLQLFGRNNAKWFDHYGFSYFTREIFDAFYPGYGASWPSYYGSVAMTYEQASARGLVVRRSDASVMHFRDTVRHHFVASIATSETAAIHREKLLADFYAYRQSAIEEGRSEDIRAYILPRRLDGNTSGVDKLAWLMDRHGVEVHQAGSDFRSGGATYPAGSYVISLAQPAKRLIRTLLDKHVPMDDDFIEEQERRRSKGIGDQIYDVTAWSFPLMYNVDAVAAGRTVEGDLALVDPDMIPPGVIQGDRAEVAYLVPWGTQAAGRLLAASHRAGLRVFSTDLAFVQGDRRYPSGTLIFKVKDNPDHLHETLSRIAASSGAEVIATDTGWVDEGPNFGSNNVVFMRKPRIALAWDRPTRAYNAGATRFVVERQIGYPVTAIRTRQLATADLRDFDVLLLPDPGFGGTYGTVLGDRGARRIREWVRGGGTVVGLGAGATAYLASESAGLLSTTREDEAEEDGEDGDGDSGDGSASGRIFETEDEYLRSLNPDDPAPPSTQGVLLKAGLDPDHWLAAGRDRTVNALVSGSSIFKPLKLDAGSNVAVFLGPDEVLASGFAWEGSTQQLAYKPLLMEERHGRGLAIGFTADPNFRAYMDGLNILFMNAIFRGPAHAGAAVTE; via the coding sequence ATGAATAGGCTCACCGTCCTGCCGCTTTTTTGCCTGGTTCTACTCGCCGGGATGATCCCCCGGGCAGCTGGAGCGCAGGACTTCGAATACTGGCCCGGTACCGAGTACGATCCCGCGGTGCCCACCGCGGAGGAGGTCCTGGGCTACCGGATCGGGGACCGGATCACGCCTCACGCGGGACTGATGAAGTACCTGGAGGCGATCGAGTCGGCCTTGCCCGGCCAGGTGCGCGTGCTAGAGTATGCCCGGTCCTGGGAAGGGCGGAAGCTGGTGTACGCTTTCGTGGGTTCGCCGGAACGGATCGGCGCGCTGGCGGAAGTCAGCGCGGGCATGAAACGGCTGGCCGACCCCAGAATAACGCCCCGCGCGAGCGCCGACAGCCTGATCGCTTCGCTGCCGGTGATTGTCAACCTGAGCTACGCCGTCCACGGCAACGAGATCTCCCCCGGGGATGCGGCGCTGTTCACGGCCTATCACCTGCTGGCGGCCCGCAACGACCCGGTCGTGGACCGAATCCTCGAAGAAACGATCGTGATGATCGACCCGGTACAAAATCCGGACGGACGGGACCGGTTCGTCCATAATTACGAGATCGCCGAAGGCCTGGAGCCGAACGCCAGTCCGCTGGCGGCCGAGCACAACGAACCGTGGCCCGGCGGACGGACCAACCACTACTACTTCGACCTGAACCGCGACTGGATTTCGCTGAACCATCCCGAGACCCTGGGCCGGGTGAAGGTCCTGCAGGACTACTACCCGCCCGTATTCGTCGACCTGCACGAAATGGGTTCCAATACCACCTACTACTTCGCGCCGGAGGCGATTCCCTACAACCCGCACCTGGCCCGGGACCAGCGCGAGAACCTCCAGCTCTTCGGCCGCAACAACGCGAAGTGGTTCGATCACTACGGGTTCTCCTACTTTACCCGGGAGATTTTCGACGCCTTCTATCCGGGTTACGGCGCCAGTTGGCCGTCCTATTACGGCAGCGTGGCCATGACCTATGAACAGGCATCGGCCCGGGGACTGGTCGTCAGGAGAAGCGACGCGTCGGTGATGCACTTCAGAGACACGGTAAGGCACCACTTCGTGGCGTCCATCGCCACCAGCGAGACGGCCGCGATCCACCGGGAGAAGCTCCTGGCGGACTTCTACGCCTACCGGCAGTCGGCGATCGAGGAAGGCCGCAGCGAGGACATCAGGGCCTACATCCTTCCGCGCAGGCTGGACGGCAATACCTCGGGGGTGGACAAGCTGGCCTGGCTCATGGACCGTCACGGCGTCGAGGTGCACCAGGCCGGATCGGACTTCCGGTCCGGCGGAGCGACCTATCCCGCGGGCAGTTACGTCATTTCCCTCGCCCAGCCGGCCAAGCGCTTGATACGCACGCTCCTGGACAAGCACGTACCCATGGATGACGACTTCATCGAGGAACAGGAGCGTCGCAGGAGCAAGGGCATTGGGGACCAGATCTACGACGTGACCGCGTGGTCGTTCCCGCTGATGTACAACGTGGACGCCGTGGCCGCGGGTCGGACGGTCGAAGGCGACCTCGCCCTGGTCGATCCTGACATGATCCCACCGGGTGTGATTCAGGGAGACCGGGCGGAAGTCGCCTACCTGGTGCCCTGGGGCACCCAGGCCGCCGGCCGCCTGCTGGCCGCGTCGCACCGGGCCGGGCTCCGGGTATTCAGCACCGACCTGGCCTTCGTGCAGGGAGACCGGCGCTATCCGTCCGGCACGTTGATCTTCAAGGTCAAGGACAACCCGGATCACCTGCACGAGACACTGTCGCGAATCGCCGCATCCTCGGGCGCGGAGGTCATCGCGACGGACACCGGCTGGGTCGATGAAGGACCCAACTTCGGCAGCAACAACGTGGTCTTCATGCGCAAGCCGCGCATCGCCCTCGCGTGGGACCGGCCCACCCGCGCGTACAACGCGGGCGCCACCCGTTTCGTCGTCGAACGCCAGATCGGATACCCGGTAACGGCCATCCGGACGCGCCAGCTCGCCACGGCCGACCTGAGAGACTTCGACGTGCTGCTGCTGCCGGACCCCGGATTCGGCGGCACCTACGGCACCGTGCTCGGTGATCGGGGAGCCCGTCGTATCAGGGAATGGGTGCGCGGTGGCGGCACGGTGGTCGGACTTGGGGCCGGCGCCACGGCTTACCTGGCGTCGGAATCAGCCGGCCTGCTATCGACGACCAGGGAAGACGAGGCCGAAGAAGACGGCGAAGACGGCGATGGCGATTCCGGTGACGGAAGCGCTTCCGGACGCATTTTCGAGACGGAAGACGAATACCTTCGGTCATTGAATCCCGATGATCCCGCACCGCCGTCCACGCAGGGCGTGCTCCTCAAGGCCGGGCTCGATCCGGACCACTGGCTGGCGGCCGGCAGGGACCGCACCGTGAACGCCCTGGTCAGCGGCAGCTCGATCTTCAAGCCGCTCAAGCTGGACGCAGGCAGTAACGTGGCGGTTTTCCTGGGTCCCGACGAAGTCCTCGCAAGCGGTTTCGCCTGGGAAGGAAGCACGCAACAGCTGGCCTACAAACCCCTGCTCATGGAAGAGCGGCACGGCCGCGGCCTGGCCATCGGATTCACGGCGGACCCGAACTTCAGGGCCTACATGGACGGCCTGAATATCCTTTTTATGAATGCGATCTTCCGCGGTCCGGCCCACGCGGGGGCGGCCGTGACGGAGTAG
- a CDS encoding peroxiredoxin → MLQAGDPAPDFTMEADKGGPVSLKGLMGKTVVLYFYPKDDTPGCTRESCAFRDHFPSFQGRDVLIYGVSCDDIPSHEKFAAKYDLPFPLLSDPDTSVSTAYGVYKEKTNYGRKYMGIERSTFVIDGNGRISRIFRNVKVDGHVEKVLDEVSG, encoded by the coding sequence ATGCTGCAGGCAGGCGATCCCGCACCCGACTTCACAATGGAGGCCGATAAGGGCGGACCCGTTTCGCTCAAGGGCCTGATGGGCAAGACGGTGGTGCTGTATTTCTACCCGAAGGACGACACCCCCGGCTGCACCCGGGAATCCTGCGCCTTCAGGGATCACTTCCCATCGTTTCAGGGCCGGGATGTGCTGATCTACGGCGTCAGCTGCGACGATATTCCTTCCCATGAGAAGTTTGCAGCGAAGTACGACCTGCCCTTCCCGCTGTTGAGCGACCCGGACACCTCCGTATCCACGGCCTACGGCGTGTACAAGGAGAAGACGAACTACGGCCGGAAGTACATGGGGATCGAGCGATCAACCTTCGTCATCGACGGGAACGGCCGGATTTCCAGGATCTTCCGCAACGTCAAGGTGGACGGCCACGTCGAGAAGGTGCTGGACGAAGTGTCCGGCTGA
- a CDS encoding peptide ABC transporter substrate-binding protein, which produces MYTTATGTGMNKGTRPVRSAITRVRALCARGRLFAVAACLAGFICCFLPVATLTGAVPLVNSVGKEMPPDAASLEQQVFRYTLVEPLTFDVSINIYEGQGALTLFERLVMLDKNLELVGAAASSWEQSTDGLRWTFKLRPDGKWSDGRTVTAHDFEYTYKRFLDPAVASPYAFFYYEIKGARPYNQGSVTDPSTVGIRALDDFTLEIETEKPCPYLPFIVAFTGSGPVPRWQVEKHGVRWSEAGNLVANASYTLSEWQKGRQATLTLNPYYTGPHKGYLEKIVQIFTTGHPGTPPYENDEIDYLRVMLTDLPFIENHPTLKNELAYYAFPETWYLFFKTREPPFDDVRVRRAISHAIDREALCKVVLRNTGVPAYSMLPPNFPGSADASIQSVQAYDTDRARALMAEAGYPDGKGFPPIDFWIGKTNPQISYTAQTVQAMLANTLGLRLRMRGSEDKVYRDNMYDWNIPMGLGGFNADYPDPNNLLGMVWRSQPRGFGRQDWRNEGFDRLIDAAAHEMDHDKRMSMYREAERLLVEDVGGAFLYHNLTVDLRKPYLKGLEVNKFGYAMFSWIGIMHTEMYIARH; this is translated from the coding sequence ATGTACACGACAGCCACGGGAACAGGTATGAATAAGGGGACACGACCGGTCCGGTCCGCAATCACGCGCGTCCGGGCCCTGTGTGCACGGGGGCGTCTCTTCGCCGTCGCGGCCTGCCTTGCCGGGTTCATCTGCTGCTTCCTGCCGGTCGCCACATTGACCGGCGCCGTCCCATTGGTCAACTCCGTCGGCAAGGAGATGCCACCGGACGCGGCGTCCCTGGAACAACAGGTGTTCCGCTATACGCTCGTAGAACCGCTGACCTTCGACGTCAGCATCAATATATACGAGGGCCAGGGGGCGCTAACCCTGTTCGAACGCCTGGTCATGCTCGACAAGAACCTGGAGCTTGTCGGGGCCGCGGCTTCCTCGTGGGAACAGTCGACGGACGGGCTGCGCTGGACGTTCAAACTCCGTCCCGACGGGAAGTGGAGCGATGGCCGCACGGTCACGGCACACGACTTCGAATACACCTACAAGCGATTCCTCGATCCGGCCGTAGCGAGTCCCTACGCCTTCTTCTACTACGAAATAAAGGGCGCTCGCCCGTACAACCAGGGCAGTGTGACCGACCCGTCGACCGTGGGCATTCGCGCCCTGGACGACTTCACGCTGGAGATCGAAACGGAGAAGCCCTGTCCCTATCTGCCCTTCATCGTAGCGTTCACCGGATCGGGACCGGTACCCCGGTGGCAGGTCGAAAAACACGGGGTGCGATGGAGCGAAGCTGGGAACCTGGTAGCCAACGCGAGCTACACCCTCTCCGAATGGCAGAAGGGCAGGCAGGCCACGCTGACCCTCAATCCCTACTATACCGGTCCCCACAAAGGGTATCTCGAGAAAATCGTACAGATCTTCACCACGGGACACCCGGGCACCCCACCGTACGAGAACGACGAAATCGACTATCTCAGGGTCATGTTGACCGACCTTCCCTTCATCGAAAACCATCCGACATTGAAGAACGAACTCGCCTACTACGCCTTTCCGGAAACCTGGTACCTGTTCTTCAAGACCCGCGAACCGCCCTTCGACGATGTCCGCGTGCGCCGTGCGATCAGCCACGCCATCGACCGCGAGGCGTTGTGCAAAGTCGTCCTGCGCAATACGGGCGTGCCCGCGTACTCCATGCTCCCGCCAAATTTTCCCGGAAGCGCGGACGCGTCCATACAGTCCGTACAGGCCTACGATACGGACCGCGCCAGGGCCCTGATGGCCGAGGCGGGATATCCGGACGGCAAGGGGTTTCCACCGATCGATTTCTGGATCGGAAAGACCAATCCCCAGATCAGCTACACCGCGCAGACCGTTCAGGCGATGCTGGCCAACACCCTGGGCCTGCGACTCCGCATGCGGGGGTCGGAAGACAAGGTATACCGGGACAATATGTACGACTGGAACATTCCCATGGGCCTGGGTGGGTTCAATGCGGATTATCCCGATCCGAACAACCTGCTCGGCATGGTTTGGCGTTCGCAGCCGAGAGGATTCGGGCGACAGGACTGGCGCAACGAGGGCTTCGACCGGCTGATCGACGCGGCGGCGCATGAAATGGATCACGACAAACGCATGAGCATGTACCGTGAAGCGGAGCGGCTGCTCGTGGAAGACGTGGGCGGCGCGTTTCTGTACCACAATCTGACGGTGGACCTGCGGAAACCCTACTTGAAAGGGCTCGAGGTCAACAAGTTCGGCTACGCGATGTTCTCGTGGATCGGCATCATGCACACCGAGATGTACATCGCCCGGCACTGA